Genomic segment of Myxococcus stipitatus:
TGGAGTGGTGGTAGGTGCCCGGCGCCTGGACGATGAGCTCCTTGAGCGCGGGGTGGTTGAGGTTCGCCAGCTCCAGCAGCTTGATGTCGGACGCGTAGCCGAACGTCATCTCGATGAGCGGCGTGAGCGCCATCACCATGACCGGCACCGCGAGCGAGGAGCCGATGAACGCGCTCACCGCGGTGATGGCCGTGTCCGACGAGAGCCCCTTGCCCTCCACCAGGAACAGGAAGAGCACCGCCACCGTGTTGGCCGAGCCCGTGACGAGGCCCGCCCGGAAGATGCCCACGCGGTCCTTCGCCTTGACGATGCGGTCGGCCGCCACCAGCGAGCCCACCAGCGTGTAGATGCCGAACGCCAGCGAGTTGCCGAGCATCACGCCCGCGAGGCTCGCGAACACCACCGCGAAGAAGAGCGCCAGCTCCTGCGTGAGGATGAAGCGCACCAGCATGGCGCCCGCGGCCACCGGGAACACGTAGTAGAGCGCCTCGATGGGCAGCGCCGTGTAGCGGTCCTGGATGGCGTCCGCGATGGACACCCACAGCTGCAACAGCGCCAGCATCCCCACCAGCAGGATGCCCAGCAGCAGCCCGTCCTTGCGCGTGGGCCGGAAGCGCCGGAACGCGGTGATGCAGAAGAAGTACGAGGAGACGACCAGCAGCGCCACCAACCCCGTGCCGCCCAGCTGGACCTGCACCAGGTCCAGCCCGTCCGTCTCCGCCCGCATCCCTTGCAGGACGACGAGGTGGCCTTCATTCACCAGCTCGCCATCACCGATGACGCGCTGGCCCTTCTTGATGGAGATGACGGCGTCCTTCACCGCCTGCGCGGCCTGGTTCCGGCGCGCATCCGTCTCCGCGATGTTGATGGTCAGGTTGGGCCGCACCAGCCGCTTGGCCAGACGCAGCACGGCCCGGCGCTGCACACCCGGCGCATCCGGCAGGAGGTTGCCCGGGATGGAGGCGAAGCGGTCCATCTCCTGGTGCGCCTCGCGCACGTCGACCACCTGGGGGGCGCCATTGGGGAGGGTCTCCTCGCCCTTGTTCACCACGTCCCGGACCGTGAGCCCCTGGGGGGCCTCTCGCGCCAGCTCCTCCCGGGAGCCCGCCACGTGCACCGGGCCCTGCTCGGAGCGGTAGGCCCGCTCCAGCAACGCCAGGGTGGCCACCTCCACCTCGTCCGAGAACCCCTTCGCGAAGAGCGCCTGGAAGTCCTCCGACTCCAGCCCCGCGTCGCGCTGGCCGAAGAGCAGCTCCTGGAGCTCCGCCTGCATCTCCTCGCGGGCGCGGCGGTCGCGCTCGACCTGTTCAGGAGTGGGCGGTGGGTTGCGCCGCGACTTCCGGCCCTCGTCCGGCTCGCTCTCCGCCTTGGCGTCGGCGAGCTCCACCAGCCGCTCGCGCATGGTGGCGAAGGACGCACGCACCACGGTGCGCAGATGTCCCACCACGGCCGGGTTCAAGTCGTAGACGGGTTTGACGGCGGCCCGGGCGTCCTGGCGACGCTGGGTCGTCATGGCCCGGTGGACGACCTCGTAGTCCCGCGCGGCCTTGAAGCCGGCGGGCGAGCTGGCGCGGAAGGGCTTGCCCAGGTTCTCGCCCGTCAAGGCGGGAATCTGCTGGCTGTAGAGGCCGGGGGAGATGGCGAACCCCGCCCCCACCGAGACCATCAGGAGCAGGAACACCTGGACCGCACGCCGCCCCCAGACGCCGTTTCCTAGACCCAGGCGTGCTGCGAGCGCGTCCAACGGACTGGGCGCGGGGGACTGCGGTTCCGGTTCGTCCATGGAGGTCCTCACCCTAGATAGGGGCCGTGGCTCCATCAAGGCCGCAGCGCGCCGGAAAATTCACGGGGCCGGAAATACGTATGCCCGCCCGCCAGGGTGAGGACGGGTGGGCATACGTGTGCAACGTTGACTGGCTCAGCCGACAGCAGCCTCCGGGGGCACTGGAGCCACGCTGGACTCCGGCGCCGCCACGATGGCCGCCTGGGCGGCTTCGCGAGCGGCCTGGGCCTCCTTCTGGGCCACCTCCGCCTTGTCGTAGGCGCGGATGACTTCCTGCACCAACGGGTGGCGGACGACGTCCATGTCGGAGAACTCCGAGAAGTGGATGCCCTCGATGTTCTTGAGCACCGCGCGGGCGTGGGACAGGCCGGACAGCTTCCCCGTGGGGAGGTCCACCTGCGTCACGTCGCCGGTGATGACGGCCTTGCTGTTGTAGCCCAGGCGCGTCAGGAACATCTTCATCTGCTCCACGGTGGTGTTCTGCGCCTCGTCGAGGATGACGAAGGCATCGTTGAGCGTCCGGCCGCGCATGAAGGCCAGCGGGGCGACCTCCACCACGCCCTCCTCCACCAGATGGGCCGCGCGCTCGGCGGCCATCATGTCGTGGAGCGCGTCGTAGAGCGGCCGCAGGTAGGGGTTCACCTTCTCCTGCAGGTCGCCGGGCAGGAAGCCCAGCTTCTCACCCGCCTCCACCGCGGGACGCGCCAGGATGATGCGCTTGACCTTGCGCTCCTGGAGGAAGGCGACCGCCATGGCCATGGCCAGGTACGTCTTGCCCGTACCCGCGGGACCGATGCCGAAGACGATGTCGTGAGCGCGGATGGCGTCCACGTAGCGCTTCTGGGCGATGCTCTTCGGCGCAATCTGCCGGTTGCCGGAGCTCTTCAGCACCGGCCCCAGCATGACTTCCTGGAGCGACTCCGCGCCCCGGCCGAGCACCTTGATGCCCTGCTCGACGTCCTCGCGGTAGACGGGACGCCCCGCGCGAATCATCCCCTCCAGGTTCTCCAGCAGACGCACGGCGAAGGCGACCGCGTCGGAGGGGCCGGACAAGTGGAACTCCGTCCCTCGTTGTCCCACCCGGACCCCGAGGCGTCGCTCCATCAGTTTGAGGTTTTCGTTCTGGTTGCCGCACAGCGCAAGGGCCGTCTCATTGTCACGGACGTCCACCTTGGCGGAGGCGGTGACGGCTGCGGGCGCTTCCAACGTGGCGGGGTTTCGCAATGCGTGTCGTTCCTCGGTCGGTACCGCTGTCTTCAACGTAACGCCGCTCCCCCGCCTCCGAAACACGACTTCGCGTGAAGGCTAGCGCAGGGGAGGCAGGAGGACGAACCGCCGAGCGGGCAACCGCCGGTAGTAGAATTCCTCCCGCCACGGGTATCTGAGTTCGTCTGAACTCAACAATCCAGCCTGGACCAGGGCGTCCAGACGCTCCGGCAGTTCCCCCCGTTCCAGAAGGAACACTTCCAGGGCGGACTCGATTCGGACGCGTTGGGCATCGGAAACATGACGCTGCGCCGCCGCGTCGGCGAAAGCCGTGGCTGCTCGCGTGTGCTCCGGCTCGGCGAGCGCCACCCGGGACACCACCACCGCCAGCGCCGCCAGGACGACCATGGTGGCCATCACCCGCCCCACCACGCCCACCATGCGGGAGACCAGCCGCTCCTCCCCCGGCGCGGGAGCTGGAGCCCCCTCGGGGTGGACGACGCGGACGTACTCGCCCCGAACCAGGTTGTGCAGGGCCTTGCAGGTCTCGAACTCCCCCAGGCAGCACACATCCACCAGCTTGCGCAGGTCGCGTCCGACCGCGATTTCATCGTAGACGCGGCGCTCGGTGCCACCGATGGAGCCCAGCTCTCCGCCCTCCTCGCCCTCGCGCGGGGGAGGCAGCGCCTTGAGGCGCTCGAAGGCGAGGTCGTCGCGGTGGATGGACTTCCGGATGACGGGCCACTCATCCACCATCCGGAAGCCTTCCATGAGCACCGTCTCGGCGCGCAGCGGATGGATGGCCTCCGCCTCGGGCTCCACCGGCCCCTGGATGAACTCGTAGGTGCCGGCCTTCCAGGTGAAGAGGCGGTAGAGCGTCTCCGTCGCCTGCAGCTGCATCATCGACTGGAAGCGGTCCGCGGTGAGCGCATGGCTGGAGACGAGCACATCCCCCAGCCGCTTGAGGGTGCGCCGCTGCGTCTCCAGCGCGGCCTCCAGCTGCGTCTCGGTGATGAGCTCGGCGCGCACCAGCATGGCGCCAATGAGGTCCTTGCGCTTCCGGGTGACGCTCTCGACCTTGATGATGTGGCCGTCCTGGAAGCCGATGCGCACCTCCTGGTCCTTGTTGTCCAGTTGGAGCGTGCCCGTCTTCTGCTGCTGCCCGATGAGCTGCAGGATGTCGCCGATGCCGAAGTCCTTGAGGGTTCCTTTCAGGGACATGGTCTCTACTCCCCTCGGCGCAGCCGGCGCAGGCCACGCAGCGACATCAGGTGGACGCCCACCAGCAACACCACCGCCGGCACCAGCTTGAAGTACAGCGGCGCGTCTCCATACGGCGCTCGCACCAGGCCCTGGTGCAGCAGCGTCGCGGCCAGCGCGAACAAGAAGAGGAACGCGTAGAGCGCACCGCGCACCGCCCCTCCGGAGAAGACGTGTCCCGCGCCCGAGAGCACCGCCCCCACGGCGTAGGCCACGCGCCCCGCCCAGGCCTGGTGGCGCTCCACCTGGTCCGCCTTGCGCTGGCGCAGGTTCTGCGGAACCAGCCCTCGTCGCGAGAAGACGTTCACGCACTGGCCACACTGGGTTCCGCCGCTGACGAGCTCCGGATCACACCGCCGGCACACGGGCCGGCCGCACCGCTCACACCCGTTCGCCGCCTTCAGCTTCTCCGCCAGCATTCCCCAGAGGCCCAGCAGCACCGCCACCACCGCGGGAAGCGCCCAGGCCACCGGGCCCGGCGTCACCCCCGGCAACAGCCAGCGCCCCAGCTGCGCCTCCACGCGCTGGCCCGCCACGCGCCCATCCGCGAGCGACAGCCACTCCGACTCCGGCACCTGCGGGGACAACATCAGCAGGTTCAGCAGCAGCCGGTCATCCGGGGGGGGTTCGCGCAGCAGGAGCGAGCTGTCCAGCAACTGCGCGGAGGCCGTGGCCGTGGCCGCGCGATCCAGCTCCTTGCCCACTTCCTCGTCCGGGAGCGTCTTGGCCTTGCGCCGGTAGATCTGCGCGAGGTTGTAGTGGGGCGCGGCCATGTGGGGATCCGCCTGCGACGCCTGGACGTAGAGCTGCGCGGCCCCGTCCACGTCCCCCAACCCCACCAGCGTGTTGCCGAAGCGGGTCAACAGCCGCGCATCCCCGCTGCGCAGGGCCGAGGCCGCCTTGAAGTGAGTCCGCGCATCCTCGAGAAGCCCGCGCCGCGACTCGTAGTACCCCAGCGCCATCAGCTCCGCGTAGGTGGCCACGCGAGACTCCTGTCGGGCCTTGACGCGAGCCATCGCCCCTTCCGCGGACAAGCCACCGCGCTCCAGAACGAAGACGTCCTCGGCGGGAGTCCCGGCGAAGGCCGTCACCCGCGTGAGCTGTCCGGCCGCCAGCGGCGCGAGCCCCAACCCCGCGAGAAGGACGGCCGACAGCACCCGCTCACGTCGGGTGAGGTAGGGCACCACCACGGCCAGCAAGACGAGCAGCCGGGGCAACAGGCCCATTCCCACCGTCAGCACCAGGCCGAGCAGCAGCACGCCCAACACCCCCGACTGCCACCGGGCCACCGCGCGAGGGAGCAGGTGGTGGAAGTCATGCAGCGCGTAGCGCACCCGGCGCACGAACAGCAGGCCGATCAGGACCACCGCCGTCGCCGACCACGCCAGGAGCAGGAGCGAGCCCAGGTCCGCCAGCGCTGGCCCCCGGTAGCGTGGATCCAACGCCATGGACACGAAGGCCGCGCGGAGCTGCGCGAAGACCCGGCCCATCTGCTCGGGCGCGGCCAGCGCGTAGAGCTCCGCCAATTCGAAGCGCGCCTGAGGCAGCCTGGGCGACAGCTCCACGGCCAGCTCCGCCAGGTGGAGGGCCCCCGCCGTGTCCCCTGCCCGCCCGCGCACGCCCGCCTCGCGCACGAAGCCCACGCTGATGGGCTCGAAGTCCGCCGCCAACAACTCCTGCCTCAGCGTCGCCAGCTCCCGCTGCGCCTTCTCCGCCGAGGCCGAGTCATTCGTCGCCCGGGCCTTGCGCCATCGGTCCCAGACCTGGAGCACCTCGGCATCCGACATGCGCGGCACCAGCACGGGGCTCAACACGGGCCGTGGCGGGACGACGACGGGAGCGGCGCCCCCGGCCTGGGGCGGCTGGGTGCCTCCCGTCGGGCGCGCCTGGGCCGACGGAGCCTCCTCCTTGGCCTTGGCCCCTCGCGGTGACTTGCGGGGCGCCTCGTCGCGCTCGAGCTCATCGTCGTCGGGCGCACCCGCGTCGTCCGCCTCCTGGCTGTCCAGGGGCTCCTCCTGGAGGTCGGGCTCGAGCGGACCTGGATCCACCTCCTGGAGGCGCGTGGGCGCTTCGAGCTGCGCGGATGCCAACGCCGGAGTCAGGAGTAGGAGGCCCCAGAGGAGCAAGGCGGCAAGCGGGAGGCGGATCATCCAGGGCTGGGATGATAGGCGACCCTGGCCCGGGCACGAAAGGAACGACACCTCCCAGGTCCACTCCCGCCTTTCCCGGATGCGGCCGGGGGGCCGCGTGTTAGAGGAACTCACGCCGGGGGAGCACCCCCACACGGAGGGACACGTGAACGAAATGGGGACCCCTGGGGCGGAGCTGGAACGTCTGGTGGACATCATGCGGAGGCTGCGCGCCGAGGGCGGCTGCCCCTGGGACCGGGAGCAGGACCTGCGCTCCCTGCGGCCCTACCTGGTCGAGGAGGCCTTCGAGGTCCTGGACGAGATGGACCGGGTGGCCCAGGGCGGCCCCTGGCACCCGCTCTGCGAGGAGCTGGGCGACCTGCTCTTCCAGATTGTCTTCCATGCCCAGCTCGCCTCGGAGCTGGGCGAGTTCACCATGGCCGACGTCAGCAAGGCCATCAGCGACAAGATCACCAGCCGACACCCGCACGTCTTCGGCGAGAAGCAGGTCCAGGTGGATGGCGCCGAGCAGGTGCTGGCCAACTGGGCGAAGCTCAAGGCCGAGGAGCGCAAGCGCAAGACGGGCAAGGAGGGCTCGGTCCTCGACGGAGTCCCCACGGCCGCCCCCGCCCTGCTGCGCGCCGAGCGCCTCACGGAGAAGGCCAGCCGCATCGGCTTCGACTGGCCGGACCTCGCGGGCGTGCGTGGAAAGCTGGCCGAGGAGCTGGCCGAGCTGGACGCCGCCATCGCCACCGGGGAGCGCGACGCCATCGAGCACGAGCTGGGGGACGTCCTGTTCTCGCTCGCCAACCTCGCGCGCTTCGTGAAGACGCCCGCCGAGGACGCGCTGCGCATGGCCATCCGCCGCTTCACGGCGCGCTTCCAGCACATCGAGTCCGCCCTGCACGACGAGGGCGTCCCCTTCGGCGGCGCCACCCTGGAGCACATGGAGCGGCACTGGCAGGCCGCCAAGGCCCAGGAGAAGGCCCTGCCGCCGCCCAGGTCGCTGCCCCGCGCGCCCCTCGCCACCCTCCGCCTGGGCGTCTCCAACCTCGAGGCCCAACGGGCCTTCTGGGACTCGGTGGCCACCACCCTGGGCTGGAGCACCTCCCGCTCGGAGCCCGACACGGCCCGGTACGACAGCGGCTCGGTGCGCCTGGTGTTCCACCGCGCGGAGCACCCCGCCTCGGGGGCCACCTTCACGCTGGAGGCCCCTTCCACCCTGGCCGTGGCCCGGCTGCGGCAGGTGATGGAGCAGGCCCACCCCCGCTCCGTCGTGGATTCCGCCCCCGGACACCTGACTTTCCGTGATCCAGCCGGCCTGATGTGGGAATACACCCCCATCGCCGGATGATTTTGCCCCCGCGCAGGCGGCTGATCGCAGCCAGAGTCCAGAAAACCCTGCTGGCTGCGCACGCCCGCCTTGACGCTTTCGAGGCGTCGCAGTAAGGACGGCCCCCTCTTTTTAGCCTGCCTTTTGCTTGGAGATTTCTCTTGGCCAACACCAAGTCCGCAGAGAAGCGTTACCGTCAGTCCGAGAAGCGCCGCGCCCGGAACGTCACCGTCCGCACCGAGGTCAAGAACGCGGTGAAGTCCGCCCGTGAGGCCATTGGCACCAAGGACGCCGCCAAGAAGACGGACGCGGTCAAGGCGGCCTCCAAGGCGCTGAACAAGGCCGCCTCCAAGGGCGTGCTGCACAAGCGCACCGCTTCGCGCCGCATCTCGCGCCTCGCCAAGGCCGCCGCCAAGAGCGCGCGCCAGGCCTGATGCACCCAGGGGACTTCTCGAAGTCCCCTCGCAGGCTCAGAAGCAGGCTCGCTGGGAGGAGGTGCTCGCCTCCTCACCAGGCGTTGGCCAGCCGATCAAACCCGTCGCGCATCAACACCGCTGCCAGCCGGTCCATGGCGGCCTGACGATTCGCTTCCGCCTCGAGGACGTCGCCACTTCCCGGCAGATAGTCCTCGGTGCCGAAGACGACCGTCTCCTGGGGCTGCTGCCCTTCCTTCACCCACCGCAGCCGCACCTGCGCATGGACGCGGAAGAAGCGCCCGACAATCGTCGGCGAGCTCCACACCTGCAGCACCGTCCCCTCCACCTTCGCGTCGCAGGACGTCCCGGCGCCGAGCTTCCCCACCCGCGTCAGCTCCTGGCGCAGGTAGCGCGTGAAGAGCGTCTCCAGCGCGGGCTCCGGCGTTTCATTGGTGAAGATGGGAGCGCACACCGTCTTCGCGCCGCCGGGCAGCCCCTCGCCCCGAGGCGTGAAGCGGTAACCACATCCCGAGGAGAGCACCAGGCACGTCCCTCCGCCCAGCAGCACGGCCAGACGGAGACGCCGTGAGGCGGACCTGAAGGGAAGCAACATGCGCGGCACCCTACCCGGCCGCGCCCCTCCGTCAAGCGCGAGGCCCCTCGGGAGGCTCCGACGACAGAGGGAGTGGCGCCGCCCCGTCCGCGTCCCGCACCACGACGTCCCGCGCCCGCAGCGCCTGGGCCAGCGACCGCCAGGCAGCCAGGAGCTTCGCGTCCCGCTCCGAGCCCCTCCGGGCCAGGCCCAGCGACCAGCGGACACTCGCGCCCGAGGCCACCTCGAGCACCAGGGCATGCACCCGGCACACGGCGGCCAGCAACACGCCCACCCCCGCGAGCCCGAAGGCCACGACCTTGAGCGCGAGGCTGGAGGCCACCACGCCCAGCACTCCAAAGGCCGTCAGCAGCAGCGCCTCGAAGAAGGGGCGGGACTCCAGCGTCAGCGCGCGGAGCTGGGCGAGCTCCACCACGCTGGGCGAAATCCCCGGGGCGATGCGGTAGGTGAGCCGCCCGTGGTCCCCTTCGAGGGAGTGCCCCGCGCCCAGGTCCACCGAGACGAAGGGACCCGAGGGCGCGGGGGGCACGGGCGCCTCCGGGAGCGAGGCGCCACAGACATTGCACCGGGGGCCACCCGCCGGTTGGGGGTGGCCACACGTGGGGCACATGACGAGGACCTCGGTGGGCACCCGGGTCCTCGCTCAGCCGACGACGAAGTTCACCAGGCGCTTGGGCACGAAGACGAACTTGCGCACCGTCTTGCCGGTGATGGCGGCCTGGACCCGCTCATCCGCCTCCGCCGCGGCGCGAACGTCCGCCTCCACCGCGTTGGCGGGCACTTGAATCTCCGCGCGCAGCTTGCCGTTCACCTGCACCGCGTAGGGGATGACGTCATCCACCACCAGCGCGGGGTCGAAGTCCGGCCAGGGCTGGGCCACGGTGAGCTCCTTGCTCCCGTACGCCTCCGCGATTTCATCCGCGATGTGCGGAGCGAAGGGCGTGAGCATCGCCGACAGGAGCCGCACCGCCTCCGCCATGGCCGCCTTCTCCGCGGGCGTCTCGGGCGTGCCCGCGGCGTAGAGCGCGTTGACGCACTCCATGGTGCCGGCGATGGCCGTGTTGAACGACAGCCGCTCGATGGCCTCGCTCACGCGCTTGAGGCCCTTGTGCGCGGCGCGGCGGATCTCCAGCGCCTTGCCCTCGAAGGGGCCCGAGTGGGTGGCACCGGCCACCGCGGCGTGGTGCGTGGACGCCAACGTCCAGACGCGCTTGAGGAAGCGGAACACGCCCTCCACCTGGTCGTCGGACCAGTCGAAGTCGCGCTCGGGAGGACCCGCGAACATCACGTAGGCCCGGGCCGTGTCCGCGCCGTACTTCTGGACGATGGAGGCGGGCGCCACCACGTTGCCCCAGCGCTTGGACATCTTGCGGCCATCCGGACCGTTGACGATGCCCTGCGTGATCAAGCGCGTGACGGGCTCGTCCACCGGGCTCAACCCCAACAGCTTCATCACGCGGGTCCAGAACCGGAAGTAGAGCAGGTGCATCACCGCGTGCTCGGGCCCGCCCACGTAGATGTCCACGGGAAGGAAGCGCTGGGCCTCCTTCGGGTCGAACGGCGCGGCGTCGTAGTGCGGCGACAGGTAGCGCGCGAAGTACCAGCAGGAGTCGACGAAGGTGTCCATCGTCTCCGCCTCACGCCGGGCGGGACCGCCGCACTTCGGGCACGTCGTGTTCACCCACGAGGGCACCTTGGCCAGCGGGGGCTCGCCCTTGCCGGTGAGCACCTCCTGGACGTCGATTTCCGGCAGGCGCACCGGCAGCTGCTCCACCGGCACGGGAATGCCCTGGCGCTCCGGGTCGCACTTCTCGCAGTAGACGATGGGGATGGGCGTGCCCCAGTAGCGCTGGCGGCTGAAGCCCCAGTCCTTCTGGCGGTACGTAACCGTGACCTTGCCCCGGCCGTCCTGCTCCAGCTTCTTCGCCATCTCCTGGCGAGCCACCTCGGACGTCTTCCCGGTGTACTCACCCGAGTCCACCAGCACGCCGTACTCGGTGAACGCGGCCTCCAGCGCCTCGCCCGCGGGGAGCTTGTCGCCCGTGGCCGGCTGGATGACGACCTTCACCGGCAACGCGTACTTGCGCGCGAAGGAGAAGTCCCGCTCGTCGTGCGCGGGCACGCTCATCACCGCGCCGGTGCCGTAGTCGCTCAACACGAAGTTGGCGATCCAGATGGGGACCTGCTGGCCCGTGAACGGGTTGATGGCGTGGGCGCCGGTGAAGACCCCCTCCTTCTCCGTCCCCTCCCCCATCCGCTCCGTCTTGGACTGCGCCGCCATGCGCTTGACGAAGGCCGCGACCTCCGCGCGCCGCTCCGGCGTCGTCACCTGGTCCACCAGCTTGTGGTCCGGCGCGAGCACCACGTAGGTGCAGCCGTAGATGGTGTCCAGGCGCGTGGTGAAGACACGCAGGGAGGCGTCATGCCCCTGGACGCGGAAGTCCGCCTCGGCACCGTCCGAGCGGCCAATCCAGTTGCGCTGCATGGAGGTGATGCGGTCCGGCCACTCCTTGAGGGTGTCCAGCGAGGACAGCAGGTCCTGCGAGAAGCGGGTGATGCGGAACGCCCACTCGGGCATCTCCTTGTCCACCACCGGCGACGAGCAGCGCTCGCAGACGCCGTCCTTCACCTGCTCGTTGGCGATGACGGTGTGGCAGCCCGTGCACCAGTTCACCTTGCTGAAGCGGCGATAGACGAGCCCGCGATCCAGCATCTGGATGAAGAACCACTGGTTCCAGCGGTAGTACTCGGGCGCGCTGGTGTTGACCTCGCGCTCCCAGTCGTAGCTGTAGCCCAGGCTCTTCATCTCCTTCTTGAAGGAGACGATGTTCTCCGCGGTGCGGACGGCCGGGTGAACCCCTTCCTTGATGGCCGCGTTCTCCGCGGGCAACCCGAAGGCGTCCCACCCCATGGGGTGCAGCACGTCATATCCGCGCATCAGGAAGTAGCGCGCGTACACATCCCCGATGAGGTAGTTGCGCACATGCCCCATGTGCATCTTGCCACTGGGGTACGGCAGCATCTCGAGCACGTACTTCTTGGGTGCGCCCGGGCGCTTACCCGCCCGGAAGATGCCGGCCTCGTCCCAACGGGCCTGCCACTTACCTTCAATCGCCTGGGGCTCGTAACGCTCGTTCATCGCCATGTCCGCTGCGCCTCTTATGGGAGGGCTGGCCCTGGGGGCAACTAGTCTTGCCGGGCTCCCGTCGTCCCCGCCGCCCATCGGCCAGGACGTGGCCCTCCGAAGGGCCGACGGGACCCGATTTCTCGGGCTGACCCGGGAGAACCCACGGCCCGCGCCCTCTGTGCCCCCCCCAAGGGGAGGCCCCGGCCGCCCCGCCTCCCCCCAGTCGACGCGCCGGCCCCTATCCCACATGGAGCCCCCGAGGTCGCGCCCCCCTGCCTGCACGGGACTGTTTCCGCGCCCGGGCCTCCGCGCTTAGACAGGGCCGAGCTCGTCCTGGCGGCACACGGGGGCAACACGGATGAAGGTCCTGGAGCAGACATCTTCCCGGCTGCGGGTGCGGACGGAGCAGCCGCCCTGGCTCGTCCTCGCGCTCGCGCTCATCGCCACGCTCTTCGTCGCGGGCGTGTTCCAGGAGGCCTCCCACCCGCTCTCCACGCCGGCGCCCCTCGTCTTCCTCCTGGTCGCCGCGTTCCTCTGGTTCGTCTTCCTCCACGGCTGCGCCTTCACCGTCTGCACCGTGGACTGCCTCAGCCGACAGGTGACGGTGGAGCGTCGGTCGCTGCGAGGTCGCTCCGAGCACACGCATGGCACGGAGGACATCGAGGACGTCATCGTCCAGGTGACGCCCGCTCGCGACAAGGGACTCCCCATGCACACGCTGGCCCTGCGACTCAAGGGCGAGCAAGTCTTTGCCTTGCGAAGCCGTCCGTCCCTCGCGTCTCGCGCGCTCCACGACGAGATCGCCGCGCTGCTTCGCGGATATCTCTCGCGCACCCGCATGCTCGCGGACTGAGTCTCCCGCAGATGCCGCGACGCGCCCGCTGAGCCTTTGCACTGACGCGGGCTGGCAAAGCCTGACATGCGGGCCGTGCCGTGAAACCGGTTGCAACACCCATCCCCATGGGTCGGGCTCGGGGAGATCCACCATGAGCCCGGACAGGGAGGGCCTCGCGCTCCTCCCGTCCGCTCGTTCATCGCGCTGCGCGTCAGCAGGGCTCGATACGAGATCGGAATATTTCCGTTTGGATGGATTTGGCCAACGTTCTTGAAATACTGGGACTGCCATTGACTTGATTCAGTTCAGGCAGTGACGATTCGCGCCCACGGCACCTGCTGGGGGGGCCGTTCCCACCGTTGCGAGGAACTATCCGAATGACGCTTAAGAGAGCGTTGATTCCGGGGTGCGTAATCGCACTCTTCTCGTTGGAAACAATGGCGCAGGAAGGCAACCCACCCGCGGCGGAGCCACAGCCGGCGCCAGCGGCTCAGGCTCCTGCCACTCCGGCGCCCGCGCCAGCAGCGGAGGCTCCGGCCGCGGCTCCTGCTCCCACGGCGGCCGCCCCCGCGGCCGCGCCCGTGCTGGGGCGTACCGTGAAGGGTCGCGTCGCGGACCGGCTGACGAACGAAGGCCTGCCCCTGGTGCGCGTCATCATCAAGGGCACCACGCAGGGCGTGGAGACGGAGCTGGACGGTACCTTCACCCTGCCCAACGTCCCGCCGGGCTCCGTCACGCTGCTCTTCTCCAGCCAGGACTACGGCGAGCGTGAAGTGCGTCTGGGCGCCGCCCAGCGGGAGATCAACGTCGCGCTCGACAACATCTTCTCCGAGGAGATGGTCGTCGTGGGTCGCGCCAGTGAGCTGGCCCGCAAGCACCTGGCCAACTCCGTGGCCACGGTGAACGCGGAGGAGATGAACCGCGCTC
This window contains:
- a CDS encoding PhoH family protein, which codes for MRNPATLEAPAAVTASAKVDVRDNETALALCGNQNENLKLMERRLGVRVGQRGTEFHLSGPSDAVAFAVRLLENLEGMIRAGRPVYREDVEQGIKVLGRGAESLQEVMLGPVLKSSGNRQIAPKSIAQKRYVDAIRAHDIVFGIGPAGTGKTYLAMAMAVAFLQERKVKRIILARPAVEAGEKLGFLPGDLQEKVNPYLRPLYDALHDMMAAERAAHLVEEGVVEVAPLAFMRGRTLNDAFVILDEAQNTTVEQMKMFLTRLGYNSKAVITGDVTQVDLPTGKLSGLSHARAVLKNIEGIHFSEFSDMDVVRHPLVQEVIRAYDKAEVAQKEAQAAREAAQAAIVAAPESSVAPVPPEAAVG
- a CDS encoding DUF4388 domain-containing protein is translated as MSLKGTLKDFGIGDILQLIGQQQKTGTLQLDNKDQEVRIGFQDGHIIKVESVTRKRKDLIGAMLVRAELITETQLEAALETQRRTLKRLGDVLVSSHALTADRFQSMMQLQATETLYRLFTWKAGTYEFIQGPVEPEAEAIHPLRAETVLMEGFRMVDEWPVIRKSIHRDDLAFERLKALPPPREGEEGGELGSIGGTERRVYDEIAVGRDLRKLVDVCCLGEFETCKALHNLVRGEYVRVVHPEGAPAPAPGEERLVSRMVGVVGRVMATMVVLAALAVVVSRVALAEPEHTRAATAFADAAAQRHVSDAQRVRIESALEVFLLERGELPERLDALVQAGLLSSDELRYPWREEFYYRRLPARRFVLLPPLR
- a CDS encoding HDIG domain-containing metalloprotein, whose protein sequence is MDEPEPQSPAPSPLDALAARLGLGNGVWGRRAVQVFLLLMVSVGAGFAISPGLYSQQIPALTGENLGKPFRASSPAGFKAARDYEVVHRAMTTQRRQDARAAVKPVYDLNPAVVGHLRTVVRASFATMRERLVELADAKAESEPDEGRKSRRNPPPTPEQVERDRRAREEMQAELQELLFGQRDAGLESEDFQALFAKGFSDEVEVATLALLERAYRSEQGPVHVAGSREELAREAPQGLTVRDVVNKGEETLPNGAPQVVDVREAHQEMDRFASIPGNLLPDAPGVQRRAVLRLAKRLVRPNLTINIAETDARRNQAAQAVKDAVISIKKGQRVIGDGELVNEGHLVVLQGMRAETDGLDLVQVQLGGTGLVALLVVSSYFFCITAFRRFRPTRKDGLLLGILLVGMLALLQLWVSIADAIQDRYTALPIEALYYVFPVAAGAMLVRFILTQELALFFAVVFASLAGVMLGNSLAFGIYTLVGSLVAADRIVKAKDRVGIFRAGLVTGSANTVAVLFLFLVEGKGLSSDTAITAVSAFIGSSLAVPVMVMALTPLIEMTFGYASDIKLLELANLNHPALKELIVQAPGTYHHSIIIGTLVENAAETIGANPLLARSCAYYHDIGKGRNPLYFGENQKGENRHDGLAPAMSAVIIKRHVTEGLEMARQYRLPKLVADAIPQHHGTRTVGYFYHKALKEQEGKEGAPPIDESIYRYPGPKPQFREAALVMIADAVEASTRSMSEPTTSKLQAQVQKIINLIFSEGQLDECDLTLKDLNLISQSFLHTLEGIYHTRPVYPAGAVGGGKVPPLVVAGGKAMDVKDKARSAGAS
- the mazG gene encoding nucleoside triphosphate pyrophosphohydrolase: MGTPGAELERLVDIMRRLRAEGGCPWDREQDLRSLRPYLVEEAFEVLDEMDRVAQGGPWHPLCEELGDLLFQIVFHAQLASELGEFTMADVSKAISDKITSRHPHVFGEKQVQVDGAEQVLANWAKLKAEERKRKTGKEGSVLDGVPTAAPALLRAERLTEKASRIGFDWPDLAGVRGKLAEELAELDAAIATGERDAIEHELGDVLFSLANLARFVKTPAEDALRMAIRRFTARFQHIESALHDEGVPFGGATLEHMERHWQAAKAQEKALPPPRSLPRAPLATLRLGVSNLEAQRAFWDSVATTLGWSTSRSEPDTARYDSGSVRLVFHRAEHPASGATFTLEAPSTLAVARLRQVMEQAHPRSVVDSAPGHLTFRDPAGLMWEYTPIAG
- the rpsT gene encoding 30S ribosomal protein S20, which translates into the protein MANTKSAEKRYRQSEKRRARNVTVRTEVKNAVKSAREAIGTKDAAKKTDAVKAASKALNKAASKGVLHKRTASRRISRLAKAAAKSARQA